DNA from Malus sylvestris chromosome 11, drMalSylv7.2, whole genome shotgun sequence:
TTTGTCGGAATTTAGATAGGAAATGCATACATTATCTGTGTACATCTGCTGATATGCAGGTCTTTTCCATGCTTGATACACAAAGCCTATGCTATGCTGCAGCTACTTGTTCAATGTTTTATAAATGTGCCATGGATCCCTCTTGCTATGCCAATATTGACTTGACAACAGTTGTCCCAAAAGTTAACAATGCGGTAGTTTCTACAATGATTCACCGAGCCGGGAAATCTCTCCAGTAAGAGTTTTCaacccaacaaaaacttcaatttTAACAGTCTGCTCACGCATTTGTGTCAAGTGAAAGCTTTGATGCATCTCTGTAGTTTACAGTTCTAATCTCATACTTTATGCTTCCTTATTTTAACGCTAATTTGATGTTGCATTAGCATATGATAGTCTCATTTTCATAACATTTTCCCCTCTATGTGTCCGTCTTAATATTCAGGTCTCTTAAGCTTGGGGTAGTTCCAGGCCCAACTACGCCAATTGGATCTTGCCAACCGTTAGTTTATACCATCAGGAATTCTGTAGACGTGTCCAACTTTTCATGGAATGATAAGAGATCTCGACAAGGGAAGGAGTCATCCATTCTTTCTAGATCCTGTTTAAGCCCTTTATGTGGGAACATTGATGCTCCAGGGTATGCTTGAATTGTAAGactttgaaaattttgtttttgctaCTTACTTGTTTACCTTATACTTTCTTTTGCTTGTTGTAAGGACTCTTCTGAGGAGGTTGCACCTTTACAATATTGAAAGAATGGATACTGTGTCACTTTGTGGAGCACTAATGGCTTGCCCATTTCTCATTGATTTGGAGATTGTTGGCCTGTAAGTTCAGTTCTTAATATTTGTAATCTTGTTTGTCGGATTACACTATGAGATTTTTGATTTTTTGCAATCTTCAGTCATGTTGAATTGAGGCAAACATTGCTGTCAGTGAGTGCAAACTGTCAATCAATAGAGCGTCTGTTCTTTGAATCTTCAAAATCAGGTATTGCACTTCTTCATGAGGAACCCCACCTTATGTTCTCAGAATTTATTCTTACACATGTTTGACAAATCCCAGGTAGAGATGACAGTTTGAAATCACCAACTTGTGTTGATCTGGTGAACAATTGCCCTCATCTAACATCATTGGCCTTCAGAGGGTTTAAGTTGCATGATTATAAAGTTCGTATACTTCTTAAGGTATGTCTTGGGAAATTCAAGAAACATTACCCCCGAGTCTTATATTATTCATTTTGTGTTATAGTAGAATACATTTGACAACAATTTTTCGGTGAAATGACTGCGTTTTGTCATACTGGAAATCTAATGTCTGGGTACTTGTTCAGGGACTTAAGAAATTAAAGTACGTTGATTTTTCAACTTCCTACTCGATCACTGGATCATTTTTAAGGTCAGTTATCTTTGATAGAGGAGACTTTTTATTAAGTTTCTGTATCATAGACTTAGTGAAGCATCATATTTTTCAGGAACCTTGGAAGCAGCACAGGTGGGAATCTGCTGGAAGTCTTGATTCTACGGGATTGCATGCATCTCAAAATggtgagcatttttttttatcaattgtttTTTAACAAGGTGAGCATTTCGGACTGTgcctctcctctctttctctctctgaaaCCTAAATTGTAATTTTGAAGGTGGAGGCAACTCGGTTGTTGACAGCTATTCTTGCTGGGGATTTCAAGTTCCTTAGACATCTTGTAGGTGTTTAAAATATCATCATATTTTTGTTGTGTAAGCGTGCATATAAAGTTCTAGGACTCAAAGTGATGCTTACTTTTCCTATTGCCTCAAACAGGATATATCTAACAGAGAAGGCTTGGCGTCTGAGGATGACTGGATTCAGAGATGCCACACCTTAAGGTAATGGAATAGAGCTTTCCCATCTCTTAAACCACCACCTTACTGAAGGTGGGATTTGATCTTAGGTTCCTATTGTGTCACACAGAGATTTTAATAGTGAATTGTTTTGTCAATTTTATCGCAGCACCATTCCCTCGAAGCGGGTGTTAGAAGAAAGGCCTAATCTCTGTATGCTGGCTGATTTTCCACCAGAAGGAAGGTTTGCTTACTCTTCAACTGTTGTATTTCAATGGAACTTCAGCTTTGttgttctattttaattttctttttccaaatatAGAATTAATAGGTCGTTGAAAATTGGATTATCATAGTTGTCTCTGGTTCTGAATGTGTTTGCAGTTACCCCGACATGGACCCAATGTTTGACAGTGAGCCATATAGTGATCTCAGTCTGCCTTCGGCATCACAGATGAGCAGTCCTTTATCTGATGGTTCGATGTTCGTGAGTTTTTCTGAAAGCAGTTACAATAGTGATCATGGTAGTGGCAACGAGGATGCTCGTTATGTAATTTATGATGAAAGCTCAGACGAGGTAGACTATGTGGCCGTGTAGTAGAAAACCAAGCATGGCAGGGATTGAAATCTGTGGCCGCCAAATGGATCAtgtacctctctctctccccctctctctctctcacacacacacatgcaaattAATAAGTTGCAGAGTGATCTTTTTGGTGATTATTTTACATATTATTGCATGAGCTCATGCACTCATACAAGACGAAAGTTCTGCAAATTAGAGTAGGCTAACATGCTCGAGGTGTGCATATCACACATGCATACATCTTGTAACAATGTCGGTGGTTCATACATTGTTTTGAACTATCTCATCTCCCAATGATGCGTGGGATTTTAAATGATTCGTAGCGATAAATTAATCATCAGCTCTATTTATCTTGCACTTAATATTATCTGCATTGCACGACAATCTGTTAGTGATTTGCATTACTGATGGTTCTTTCTTTGTGATTCCTCTAACAGAGTGCCTTTTTGTGCCTACAAAGTGTATGATTTGAAGCCCTATACGAGATGTAGCTTCAACTATGATCGAAAAATAGGACTCGTGGACACTAGGTGTACTGCCATCACCATCCTTGTCCATCTAACAACCTTATGTGGCCGAACCTAGCCAATCTCAATTTCGTATGGGAAGCTTCCTGGTGGGCTTGTTCTTTTCTCGTCCGCGTATCTTCCAGTATACAGAGTAAAGTGTCCCTTGAAGAATGCTGTTTCTATCATTTCTTTGATGTCAACATATATATTAGCCTATCCGTTGAGCATGAGTTCGTTTTGTACGGTAATTATTAAGATCTCTTAACTATTCACCAAAAGAAAAATCTCTTGAAACTGGTTTTATTGTATCTCATGAATTTAGTTATCTTTCTTCATGCTCGCATTTACTGTTTACCAGAAATGTATCTCGGTCACCCCATGATCAAGACATTCATGGTCACTCGCTCTTTGATTTGATATCAACTTTTGAAGTCAAAATCATCGACGGGCGGCCAAAAAAGCAGGACCATGAGAGTTTTTTACACACAGGTGAAATTGTGCCAAAATTACCAATTACCCAATATTCTGGTGTGGGGACGAATTTCAAATGGCATgtcttgagtttgatttttggCATTGGTGAATCACACAATGGTAGCTAGGAGAGACCGAAATGACTCCGTAAGTCTTTCCGGCCCCCAAAAGATTAGACTATTGACGGAGCCAATAGCTGGATTCTATtttttcggaaaaaaaaaaaattagtttggtGTTGGGTGCATCCGCGGGAAGAATTTAGTGGGTGAAATTATCGTACCAAATAACATAGTGTGTGTTTAGTGTGAATGTAATGCAGAGCAGAGAAGCGATGGCAAGTAGTGGCAGTGGCTAAGCATCGCTGCCCTACAGGCCGTACCGCCACCTCAGGATCCTCCCCGAAAGCGCCATGTCGTGCGTCAAATTCTCCAGCGACGGCGGCCTTCTGGCCTCGGCGTCGCTCGACAAGACCGTCATCCTCTAGTCCGCCTCCTCCCTAACCCTCCTTCGTCGCCTCTTCGGCCACTCCGAAGGCATCTCCAACCTCGCCTGGTCATCCGATGACCGCACCCTTCACATCTGGGACGCCCGTTCCCCCGTCGGCGAGTGCGTTAAGACCCTCCGTCGCCATTCCGACTGCATCTTCTGCGTCAATTTCAACCCCATTATCGAGTGCATAATAGAATTTTCGTAGTCTTTTGCCTACTAAAGGACAAAAATCCATCCATCCCTTAGAGAAAATGCATCCTATTCACCGGTGCATTGTAGGATTTTCGTAGCCTTTTGGCTACCAAATTTCGGACTCACTATCGAATTAAGCAAAGAACTGCATGTGCGAGTTAGGCTAGTTTATCATAGCATGTTCGGCCCCTTGTATCCAGAttcgaatttcattttttttaaaatatcaaaGTAGTAAAAAGAAAGAACAATACTTGACTACTTAAATATGAGTACGAACTCCTACTCAAAACTCTTAGTATTTTAATTACAGAGTTTTGTGCTTATGATCAAAACCGTTCATACTATGAATCACACTGTAAatatcatctttgcaaaaaaataaattaaaactaaggtcgtttagttaATCTATTATAGCAAATACATCGACAGTTcgtaatgcttttaccaataccgttaatttgtttttaaacaatttgatgactaaacaaccttagttttaattgatattTTTGCAGAGACGATCTTTATAggatgatttataatatgaacggttttgattataaacattaagttttataaattgacaacgaataattttgagaaatttAAGTATAAGTTACTACTCATTTTTCAGTCGTCCAGTtcaaaaagaaaaggggaaaatAGAGTAACAAGCAAAGCATTATTATATAGCAAACAGATATTTTGCTTACGATGACATTATGACAAAATGGGaactctatctctctcccctCTTCTCTCCCTCCATTCTCCACCACGACCCCGTCTCACCTCTGCACAAACCCATCTCTGCAACCCCGTCTCCGGCCCACACATCTCCGTAACTTATCCGAAGCCGACGAGATTTCGCAGCGAAAATGTCGTCGTCTTTGGCAGCAATTCAATCGACCCGAAAGAGTCGCAGTTCTTGGACGAAGACGGAGTTGTGGATGACATGGATGGCTACATGAACTACCTTTCTCTTGAATACGACTCCGTTTGGGACACCAAGCCATCCTGGTGAGCCCTTCACCCTCTCCCCGCTCTTCCCTATTTTCCTGTTGCTTGTTCTAAATAAGgtttttcgttttgttttggaccggttcggttcggttcggtttttatTGTGTTCGTCTTAGCTTGGGGACGTTGTTGGAATTGAATTTCAGGTTACCCAGTTAAGGGTCTGTTCCGGAATGCTAATCTAGAAAGTACTTTTGCTCATAAGAGCATTTGTTAAAAGCACGTCACTTCTTCGGAAAAACACTACTTCCAAAGTGCTTTTATACAAGAGACGCGCTTTTGGTTATTTGAAAAACACTTAtaagtcattttaaaattacttCCAAACAAACCCGAAAGAGAAATAACAAGGTTCTCTGGTTAATCTCAGGTGTCAGCCATGGACAATTACGCTGACTGGAGTGGTAGTGATTGGTGGTAGCTGGTTGATTCTGCACTCAGTAGTCGTGACAATCTTGGCAACCTTACTAATTAGCACTTGGTGGTACATCTTTCTCTATTCTTACCCTAAGGTATGTTGGCATCACTCCCtctattctttgttttcttgttttctcctCGGTGCGACGGGCAAATACGCTACCCTAGTCAACTGGCATAACCCACGCATGCGTCTAAATTTACTGTCTTTTTCGTTTCCAGGCGTATGCGGATATGATTGCCGAGCGGCGGAGCAAGGTGAACAATGGCGTTGAAGACACTTTTGGTTTTGGGAAGAGCCAATGATCTTTGTTCTCTCTATATCTCTCTCCATGCTTCACAATGTTTGTAAAACAATCTTAATTTTAAGGAATATAACTACGAGATGTTAAATCCAGATGAATATGGATTAACGATTTCAATTGAATTAAAGATGCGAGCTAACTACATAACAAAGTTTCAGTTTGATTGTGCACTGAAAAAATTCACACGAATATATACATGACTAGATTTTCTATGGAGCCGGCATTATCAGAAACCTTTCCTCCAAAACCTGATTTCCGCTAGAGGCCGCCCTCTCCTCCGATGCTAGCAGAGACTGCAAGTCGCTACCATTAGCCAAGCTGTTGAACTCCACAGCTTTTGAAGGCATGGCTGGGTAGCGTCGTTGGCAAAAGGTCATCAATCTCTTGATTGACTGCAAGTATTTCCGAGTTGTCTCGTCATTCATGATATGAGCCACACTGTTGGTGTAAATCTTCTCACGGGCAGAACGTTCGTGGATACCAACCATAGTGACACCAATTGGCCACGGGGCGTTCCCAATAGCCAGCTTGATGTACTGATCCATTGCAGCTAGGTAGTCTCGCTTCATGCAGCACCGAACCACCACCATCAACGCTATGCGAATATCATCTTGAAGGATCTGCAAATCGAATACAACAATTCAATGCTCCATATCCAAAAATCAAATGAACTaaagggtggtttgggagtgaggtgcttaaaaaaaaaaagcacccatgaaaaaaagctgtgaaggTTTTAGGGGCTtagtaaactgaaaaaaaagaagcttattttggaagctgctgtaagaataagctgaaatcaaaagaaaaagctgaaattgctatttgcagctttggaaaactggctttttttcaaagcacacggagttacagtgcttctttaatgaaaataccCCCTATTAGAttgttttttttccaaaagcacttttacaaaaaagtttaccatatagatttatttcacagccgcttattctcacagcaagttttttttcaaagcatagcaataccaaacctGCCCTAAAACTATACAATCCAAAGAGAACTACAACACTTAAAAAGCACAGGGTTTTGACATTCTAAGCTCAATTGTGAGAAAAATGTACACCTAAGAGCATACCTTCGAGTTCTATTTCCGAGTTCTTTTCGCGGAATGTATATAAGTTGAGCACGATGCGATTGGTCACTGAGCTAAATATAATCGAAAGAGAATGAAAACACATAAAGCAGTAATCAATTTACCTTCTTCCTGCAGAACTTGAACAGAGGATGCAAGTAGCGGGCACATTGCTTGAATGTAGCAACCATGGACTTCCCCTTAGCAGTTCTCCTCTCCGCATCCGGCATCTCGCGCAGCTCCTGGTTCCATTCATTCAACAGCTTCTTGAAGAACACCAAGATCTTATCTTCATCACACAGCTCCTCGAAATTCGTCTTCATTCGCTTCAAATCCTTATCAGCATCGACGCCGCTCGAGCACCCATCTGCGCTCAAATCGTCTTCCCGGACCCCGCCCTCACCATCTTCCACGCCACCATCAACCTCCGTCTTCTGCCGCTTGCTCACAAGCCCCGACTTCTGCCGCTTCCTCAGCTCCGCAATGTCGCGAAGGAAATCGTTCGTCTGCCCCTCCGTCATGTCGCTGTCGACCTCGAACAGACCAGCCTTCAACACGTACTTAAGCCGGTCGAGCCGGGCGTCATCATCCTCGCCGAAGAGAGTGATCGGCTGCTTGAGGAACCGGAGCCGGCGGACGACCTCCTGTTTCGGAAGGTTCATCTTGTCGATGTTCTGCTCATCGGTTAACGACTTCGACGCGGTGGCATTGGAGGATGCGTTGGCGGAGGAAGAGGCTGCGGCGGAATTGGAATTCGAATTAGCGGCGGAAGAGTCGTTTGCGGAGGCGGTGTTGGAGCCGGCGGCTTGGCGCTGGGCTTTGGCTTCTAATTCGCGCTTCTCTTGCTCCCGAAGCTTCTGGATTTGCTTCTGCTCGATCTCGGAGCGCTTGAAGAATCGTTTGCCGCCGGTGTCTTCTTTGAGTCTCTGCCGTTTCTTGGCGATTTCTTCCTTCAGCAGGTCCATCTAGGGTTTTGAATGGGATTTCGGATTTAGGGAAGAAGACGATGATTTGATTTTCCTGAATTAAATAGATCGATAAAAAGATAAATACTTTTTGGTGTGGGTTAACGGAGCGCAATTTAGGTTTTCGGTTCGGGTCTAAAATAACCCAATGAGAAAATTGCATGAATGGCACTTGAACAAAATCCTTTTATGAATGAACCACCCAAATTTCACATTGTTTCACAATTGGCACCCATACTTAAGGGCATTCTCATCATTTTGTACAACTGGGTCACTCGAAGTTGGATCTATTTACGAAATGTTCTTCATCTACTAAGTATGATAGGTGAAATGTTCTTCATCTACAACCACGAGCTAGTGATTCAGTGGTAAATGACAGATTGCGAGAGTtctttcaa
Protein-coding regions in this window:
- the LOC126590976 gene encoding F-box protein SKIP17-like, giving the protein MAKRPCPSQNPRAPNLNQLDRDHLLDTFLEFSDSPPFAIDLSFERLLESRASDADQTKLIDRALQLGSVLLEAAKRSARKRASKHNSLAWALPPDLTIKVFSMLDTQSLCYAAATCSMFYKCAMDPSCYANIDLTTVVPKVNNAVVSTMIHRAGKSLQSLKLGVVPGPTTPIGSCQPLVYTIRNSVDVSNFSWNDKRSRQGKESSILSRSCLSPLCGNIDAPGTLLRRLHLYNIERMDTVSLCGALMACPFLIDLEIVGLHVELRQTLLSVSANCQSIERLFFESSKSGRDDSLKSPTCVDLVNNCPHLTSLAFRGFKLHDYKVRILLKGLKKLKYVDFSTSYSITGSFLRNLGSSTGGNLLEVLILRDCMHLKMVEATRLLTAILAGDFKFLRHLDISNREGLASEDDWIQRCHTLSTIPSKRVLEERPNLCMLADFPPEGSYPDMDPMFDSEPYSDLSLPSASQMSSPLSDGSMFVSFSESSYNSDHGSGNEDARYVIYDESSDEVDYVAV
- the LOC126590978 gene encoding uncharacterized protein LOC126590978, which codes for MGTLSLSPLLSLHSPPRPRLTSAQTHLCNPVSGPHISVTYPKPTRFRSENVVVFGSNSIDPKESQFLDEDGVVDDMDGYMNYLSLEYDSVWDTKPSWCQPWTITLTGVVVIGGSWLILHSVVVTILATLLISTWWYIFLYSYPKAYADMIAERRSKVNNGVEDTFGFGKSQ
- the LOC126590977 gene encoding uncharacterized protein LOC126590977, whose translation is MDLLKEEIAKKRQRLKEDTGGKRFFKRSEIEQKQIQKLREQEKRELEAKAQRQAAGSNTASANDSSAANSNSNSAAASSSANASSNATASKSLTDEQNIDKMNLPKQEVVRRLRFLKQPITLFGEDDDARLDRLKYVLKAGLFEVDSDMTEGQTNDFLRDIAELRKRQKSGLVSKRQKTEVDGGVEDGEGGVREDDLSADGCSSGVDADKDLKRMKTNFEELCDEDKILVFFKKLLNEWNQELREMPDAERRTAKGKSMVATFKQCARYLHPLFKFCRKKILQDDIRIALMVVVRCCMKRDYLAAMDQYIKLAIGNAPWPIGVTMVGIHERSAREKIYTNSVAHIMNDETTRKYLQSIKRLMTFCQRRYPAMPSKAVEFNSLANGSDLQSLLASEERAASSGNQVLEERFLIMPAP